One part of the Phoenix dactylifera cultivar Barhee BC4 chromosome 4, palm_55x_up_171113_PBpolish2nd_filt_p, whole genome shotgun sequence genome encodes these proteins:
- the LOC120110648 gene encoding uncharacterized protein LOC120110648 yields the protein MPAAVHPAPQPSETLQAANAVPRNQPRGTPSLKSPRSAQICCTICWLLILGFIVFLALFIIDCAISSRPKISIDRIAAVGLNTTPGLTLSPHFNITVRVKNLSKFFFKQCYSYGYAAISYSGVTVGEGVLAVFCHGPRKSTVLETVLRGSDIVLADGVRDRLAEDQRRGEVAMEAAMRLPTPYGNGFVEVSALCQVVVGPMFRSTPCSVEK from the coding sequence ATGCCTGCAGCTGTCCACCCCGCCCCTCAACCCTCAGAAACCTTGCAGGCTGCCAATGCCGTTCCCAGGAACCAGCCTCGCGGCACCCCATCGTTGAAATCCCCCAGAAGTGCCCAAATCTGCTGCACAATCTGCTGGCTCCTTATCTTGGGTTTCATCGTCTTTCTGGCGCTGTTCATCATCGACTGCGCCATTTCGTCACGCCCCAAGATCTCCATCGATCGCATCGCCGCCGTGGGACTCAACACAACGCCTGGCCTGACCTTATCCCCCCATTTCAACATCACCGTCCGGGTTAAGAACCtgagcaaattcttcttcaagCAGTGTTACAGCTATGGCTATGCCGCCATCTCTTACTCCGGCGTCACCGTCGGCGAAGGAGTCTTGGCCGTTTTCTGCCATGGCCCGAGGAAGTCGACGGTGTTGGAGACGGTGCTGAGGGGTTCGGACATCGTGCTTGCAGATGGAGTGCGCGACCGACTTGCAGAGGATCAACGGCGAGGAGAGGTGGCGATGGAGGCGGCCATGCGGTTGCCCACGCCGTATGGGAATGGCTTCGTAGAGGTGAGCGCTTTGTGCCAAGTGGTGGTAGGTCCCATGTTTAGGTCAACGCCGTGTTCAGTGGAGAAATGA
- the LOC103719346 gene encoding F-box protein At1g61340-like, which produces MAVGQAQHEGSLATGLEFVPRTRILGRKRVVISSNLDASNLSSRLSGPLQRKHGTRYHMERSNRLELLPQDVVVRILCKVNHSDLKQLLLVSKFVHGATLIAKEMHFAFSTPSSRPLFGRGRHTGDTDPEVSEEAPNAPKQQRVARSRFDEKTLSSIAVALFTSQNGLVADM; this is translated from the exons ATGGCAGTAGGACAGGCTCAACATGAAGGATCTTTAGCAACTGGTTTAGAGTTTGTTCCTCGGACACGCATTTTAGGAAGAAAAAGGGTTGTGATTTCAAGTAATTTGGATGCATCTAATTTATCTTCTCGATTAAGTGGACCGTTGCAAAGGAAGCATGGTACAAGATATCACATGGAGAGATCTAATCGCCTCGAGTTGCTGCCCCAGGATGTCGTG GTTAGGATACTGTGTAAGGTGAATCATAGCGACTTGAAACAACTCCTTCTGGTATCCAAGTTTGTCCATGGCGCG ACTTTGATTGCTAAGGAGATGCATTTCGCTTTTAGCACTCCGTCTTCGAGGCCTCTCTTCGGGAGGGGAAGACATACGGGAGATACTGATCCAGAAGTTAGTGAAGAGGCACCAAATGCACCAAAGCAACAGAGGGTTGCAAGGTCACGGTTTGACGAAAAAACACTATCAAGTATTGCTGTTGCTCTCTTCACATCACAGAATGGATTAGTTGCGGATATGTAG
- the LOC103719352 gene encoding uncharacterized protein LOC103719352, protein MPAAVHPAPEPSETLQDANAVPRNQPRCTPSLKTPISAQIFRAICWLLILGSIVFLVLFIIDCAISSGPKISIDRIAAEGLSTTPDLTLSPHFNITVRVKNPSKFFSKDCSSHGYAAISYSGVTVGDGALAAFCLDPSKSTVLETVLRGLNIVLADAVRDRLAEDHRRGEVAMEVVMKLSPPPGFVKVSALCQVVVGPMFRSTPCSVKK, encoded by the coding sequence ATGCCTGCAGCTGTCCACCCGGCCCCTGAACCCTCAGAAACCTTGCAGGATGCCAACGCCGTTCCCAGGAACCAGCCTCGTTGCACCCCATCGTTGAAAACCCCCATCAGTGCCCAAATCTTCCGCGCAATCTGCTGGCTCCTTATCTTGGGTTCCATCGTCTTTCTGGTGCTGTTCATCATCGACTGCGCCATTTCGTCAGGCCCCAAGATCTCCATCGATCGCATCGCCGCCGAGGGACTCAGTACAACGCCTGACCTGACCTTATCCCCCCATTTCAACATCACCGTCCGGGTTAAGAACCCGAGCAAATTCTTCTCCAAGGACTGTTCCAGCCATGGCTATGCCGCCATCTCTTACTCCGGCGTCACCGTCGGCGATGGAGCCTTGGCGGCTTTCTGCCTTGACCCGAGCAAGTCGACGGTGTTGGAGACGGTGCTGAGGGGTTTGAACATCGTGCTTGCAGATGCAGTGCGTGACCGACTGGCGGAGGATCACCGGCGAGGAGAGGTGGCGATGGAGGTGGTCATGAAGTTGTCCCCGCCGCCTGGCTTCGTAAAGGTTAGCGCTTTGTGCCAAGTGGTGGTAGGTCCCATGTTTAGGTCAACGCCGTGTTCGGTGAAGAAATGA